The genomic region TCCCCCTCCCCCGTCCCGGTACACCCCTTCCTCTTCCCCTTCCCCTCTCGCCACCATGTCCACCCCTACCACCATCTCCCCGTCCACCTCTATGTCCGCCTCTCTGCCCTTGCTGGCTAACCTGCTGCTCCTTGACCATATCCACGACCTCATCCGGCACCCTCAAGCACTTGATATTGTTCCCACGCACGTAACACTCCGGGAGTCGGAAGAATTTGTCGCCGTCGGGGGACGTTTGCACGACTTCTTTGAGGGTGATGTTCATGTAGGTGTCGCAGGAGACGAGGTGGCCGTTGAGGGTTTCGCCGGTTTTGAGTTCGACGAGCATGGGGTGGCCTTGGGCTGCGGTGAGGAGGCCGAGGGGGAGCTGGGGTGTGGTCAGTTGGAGGTGGAAGTGGAGGATAATGGGTGGGAGGGTGTGGAGGGTGTTGTTGTAGTGGGGTGGAGGGTGATGGGGTGGCTGGTGGGCTTACCATTGTGAGTGATGTTGCACGATTACGGGCGCTGTTGGTAATGGAGAGTGTGGATGTGCTATCGGCTCATGCTGGTGTTGTGCTGTGTTATGCGCAAGTCGACCTTGACTCTGTTTGTGAGTTGACGTCTTGCGCTGTGAGGCAGCCCAGACCCGGCAAGATTATGCTGAAAGCAGTAAGCGCAGTGGGGTGGCCTGCTTATCTCAGACAACCAGAGCTGCTTCCGAGTTCCGACATTGCCTCCCAATTCCCTACAACAACTGACATAACACCTGCGCGCCTACACATGTATCGCCATGTCATCTGTTGACACAAGGTTCGTCCCATGCTGCAGCATAGTACCCGGAGTCACGTCTCAATGAAGTGTAATGACTAAATGGACACCCTTTTGGTCGTAATGCAGCAACTGCCACCCAACCTGCATCACACGAATGGCAGGTAATTCAGGCGGACGATACCACAGATACAGCTCTGACAGCACACGACATCCCGTCCTCCCAGATCACTATCTGTAACCCCAGATGGCCCTGGAACTTTGTTCGCGATGCAACCCTACTGAAGCGGGGTGTAGCACGAGGGTGATCTACAGTGCCTGTAGGATTGCATTGTTACGAGGGACTTGGTGAGCTTGTTCGACAGGCCTATCTGGGCCACCAAGGCTTATACTCTTCACCTTCTCGCTCTCTGACCTCTATTGCACTGTTCTTCACTGCCCGCAATGCTTCGAAAGTCGGCGACAGGCACATGGCTGCCCGCCTGGGTACCAGACTCAACATTCGTGTTGTCTTTCCTGCTGATTATATGCTCCCTTGTGCAATCAGCTGTACGTTTTACGATGGGAAAGAAGATGTTGATGCTGACATGTTCCTAGACAGGCGGCTATGATGGCTCTATGCTCAATGGTCTCAACATCTTGCCCGTGTACTTGGACTACTTCAAGCTCACCCCTGCGACTACCGGCTTGAACACGGCATCAGTCTTCATTGGAGGATTCTTTGGTCCGATCTTCGCCGGTGTGATGGCTGACCGCCTTGGACGACGCCCAGCGATCTTTTGGGGCTCCATCATCACATTCTTAGGGATCGTCTTGCAGACTGCAGCACAGAACGTCGCCATGTTCGTGATCGGTCGCATCATCCTTGGGTTCGGCTCAGCAGTCTCGGGTATCGCAAGCGGTGTCTACCTCTCCGAGACGTTCTCAAGTCGATGGCGAGCATGGGGTGTCGGTTTGCTCAACGACTTCTACTACGTGGGAGCTCTCATCGCAGCCGGTATCACGCTTGGTACGGGCACGTGGCAGAGTACCTGGGCTTGGCGAGCACCATCGCTCTTTCAAGCCATCTTCTCCTTGCTCTGCATCATGATCTTGCCGTTCGTTCCGGAATCGCCACGCTGGCTCGTGAATGCTGGCCTGTTTGAAAAAGCTCGATTGTCCGTTGCGCAGACGAACGCTAACGGAGATCTCGATGATCCTGTAGTGCTGGTTGTGTATAAGGAAATCGTGGATACTCTGAAATGGGAAAAGGATGAACAGCGCTCGATGACACCCCTTCAGGTCGCGAAAGACCCAATCGCTCGCAAGAGACTCCTCATCGGCGTGTCCGCGGGACCATTCTCCTGCATTGCTGGGAACATCATCGCCTCATACTACCTTGGTGCCGAACTCGATTCAGCCGGCATCACCGACAGCCTGCAACAGCTGAAAGCCAATGTGGTCCTCAATGTCTGGAGCCTACTATGCTGTTTAGTTGGAACTCTGTTGTGCGCAAGCTGGGGTCGCAAGCCAACTGCTTTGGTCACACAGTGTCTGCTGGTGGTCTGCCTCTTCATCATCGGCGGCCTGTCGAAGCTGTACGCCAGTGATCCAGTTGGTGCCTCTCGTGGTCTGGTGTACGGTAACGTGGCCGTCATGTTCCTCTTTCAAGGCTTCTATTCGATCGCTTGGACACCTTTGCTTTACTTATACCCACCGGAAGTGATGAACTACTCTA from Fulvia fulva chromosome 2, complete sequence harbors:
- a CDS encoding U6 snRNA-associated Sm-like protein LSm4 gives rise to the protein MLVELKTGETLNGHLVSCDTYMNITLKEVVQTSPDGDKFFRLPECYVRGNNIKCLRVPDEVVDMVKEQQQKLTRSLTADHNPQQSHQRQR
- a CDS encoding MFS-type transporter oryC — protein: MLRKSATGTWLPAWVPDSTFVLSFLLIICSLVQSATGGYDGSMLNGLNILPVYLDYFKLTPATTGLNTASVFIGGFFGPIFAGVMADRLGRRPAIFWGSIITFLGIVLQTAAQNVAMFVIGRIILGFGSAVSGIASGVYLSETFSSRWRAWGVGLLNDFYYVGALIAAGITLGTGTWQSTWAWRAPSLFQAIFSLLCIMILPFVPESPRWLVNAGLFEKARLSVAQTNANGDLDDPVVLVVYKEIVDTLKWEKDEQRSMTPLQVAKDPIARKRLLIGVSAGPFSCIAGNIIASYYLGAELDSAGITDSLQQLKANVVLNVWSLLCCLVGTLLCASWGRKPTALVTQCLLVVCLFIIGGLSKLYASDPVGASRGLVYGNVAVMFLFQGFYSIAWTPLLYLYPPEVMNYSIRANGVAFSQFMLNALALLLVFVMPIGLANIGWKMYMINGGWDIIVIVLIAVYWIETKGKTLEEIDAIFEGQKHSDVPDVELVRSGQVKLDVVHIEKQLDTEVVNTKIE